In one Ignavibacteriales bacterium genomic region, the following are encoded:
- a CDS encoding L-threonine 3-dehydrogenase, with amino-acid sequence MKKILVIGALGQIGSELVFALREKFGVENVIATDIRFRIKEAQDDGPFEIVDCTDIRSLAEVVKKYQVDTIYHLAAVLSAAAEEKPQFAWNLNMNGLYNVLEISREHKCSVFVPSSIAAFGPNTPPDNTPQDTIQRPTTIYGISKVSGELLCDYFHKRFGVDTRGVRYPGIISNKTLPGGGTTDYAVEIYYEAIKHKKYFCYLGPQTQLDMMYMPDAVKAAIELMLADPTKLKHRNAFNITAMSINPEDLATVIRKHIPNFQMHYRVDPMKQNIADSWPNKLDDTAAREEWGWKPDYDLDTMTKDMFEKLAVKLGVEI; translated from the coding sequence ATGAAAAAGATTCTTGTCATCGGGGCATTAGGACAAATTGGTTCAGAGTTGGTTTTTGCTTTAAGAGAAAAATTTGGAGTTGAAAACGTAATTGCAACAGATATTCGATTTAGAATAAAAGAAGCACAGGATGATGGTCCTTTTGAAATAGTTGATTGCACAGACATCCGGTCTCTTGCAGAAGTTGTTAAAAAATACCAGGTAGATACTATCTATCATCTGGCTGCCGTTCTTTCTGCTGCTGCTGAAGAAAAACCTCAGTTTGCCTGGAATTTAAATATGAATGGACTTTATAATGTACTTGAAATTTCCCGTGAACATAAATGCAGTGTATTCGTTCCAAGTTCTATTGCTGCTTTCGGTCCAAATACGCCACCTGATAATACTCCGCAGGATACAATCCAGCGCCCAACAACAATTTATGGAATTTCAAAAGTTTCTGGAGAACTTCTGTGCGATTATTTCCATAAAAGATTTGGCGTTGATACACGTGGTGTTCGTTACCCTGGAATCATTTCTAATAAAACTTTGCCCGGTGGAGGTACAACAGATTATGCTGTAGAAATTTATTACGAAGCAATTAAACACAAAAAATATTTCTGTTACCTTGGTCCGCAAACTCAGCTTGATATGATGTATATGCCTGATGCAGTTAAAGCAGCTATTGAGTTAATGCTTGCTGATCCTACAAAACTGAAACACAGAAACGCATTTAATATTACGGCAATGAGTATAAATCCGGAAGATTTGGCTACCGTAATTAGAAAACACATTCCTAATTTCCAGATGCATTACAGAGTTGATCCTATGAAACAAAACATTGCCGATAGCTGGCCTAACAAACTTGATGACACTGCTGCACGCGAGGAATGGGGCTGGAAACCAGATTACGATCTTGATACAATGACAAAAGATATGTTTGAAAAGTTAGCTGTTAAGCTCGGTGTGGAAATATAA
- the xylA gene encoding xylose isomerase, translated as MAENILIGSKEYFKGIPKIIFEGKDSKNHFAYKYYDEDKIVAGKKMKDHFRFAVAYWHTFCGNGDDPFGSGTKNFSWNQSKDPIQHAKDKLDAAFEFFTKLGTPFYCFHDLDLVDEGNSVIETENRLRIVVDYAKEKQKSCDVKALWGTANLFSNPRYMNGAATNPDFNVVAFAAAQVKNAIDATIELGGSNYVFWGGREGYMSLLNTNMKREIEHFAKFLHLAKDYGRRNGFTGTFLIEPKPMEPMKHQYDFDSATVINFLREFDLMEDFKLNIEVNHSTLANHTFQHELQVAANAGMLGSIDANRGDYQNGWDTDQFAINIYELTEAMLVILESGGFKNGGVNFDAKTRRNSTDLADIFFAHIGSIDSFARALLIANNILENSDYRKMRKARYSSFDSGSGKSFEDGKLTLENLGNFASQSDEAEVRSGKQEYFENIINQFI; from the coding sequence ATGGCAGAAAATATATTAATTGGAAGTAAAGAATATTTCAAAGGAATTCCTAAAATAATTTTTGAAGGGAAAGATTCAAAAAATCATTTTGCATATAAGTATTATGATGAAGACAAAATTGTGGCTGGTAAAAAGATGAAGGATCATTTTCGATTTGCAGTTGCTTACTGGCATACCTTCTGCGGAAATGGCGATGATCCATTTGGATCTGGTACAAAAAATTTTTCCTGGAATCAATCCAAAGATCCAATACAGCACGCTAAAGATAAACTTGATGCTGCTTTTGAATTTTTTACTAAACTTGGCACTCCTTTCTACTGCTTTCACGATCTTGATTTAGTTGACGAAGGAAATTCTGTTATTGAAACTGAAAATCGTTTACGCATTGTTGTTGACTATGCAAAAGAAAAACAAAAATCCTGCGATGTTAAAGCTCTTTGGGGAACGGCAAATCTTTTTTCTAATCCGCGCTATATGAATGGGGCAGCAACAAATCCTGATTTTAATGTTGTTGCATTTGCAGCCGCACAGGTTAAAAACGCAATTGATGCAACAATAGAACTTGGTGGAAGCAATTACGTTTTCTGGGGAGGAAGAGAAGGTTATATGTCTTTACTAAATACAAATATGAAACGGGAAATCGAACACTTTGCAAAGTTTCTTCATCTTGCAAAAGATTACGGAAGAAGAAATGGATTTACCGGAACATTTCTGATTGAGCCGAAACCAATGGAGCCAATGAAGCATCAATATGATTTTGATTCGGCTACAGTTATTAATTTCCTTCGCGAGTTTGACCTGATGGAAGATTTTAAGTTGAACATTGAAGTTAACCATTCAACTTTAGCCAATCATACTTTTCAGCATGAGCTTCAGGTTGCCGCTAATGCTGGTATGCTTGGCAGTATTGATGCAAACAGAGGCGACTATCAAAATGGATGGGATACTGATCAGTTTGCAATTAATATTTACGAATTAACAGAAGCTATGCTTGTAATTCTTGAATCTGGTGGTTTTAAAAACGGCGGTGTTAACTTTGATGCAAAGACGAGAAGAAACTCAACTGATCTGGCAGATATTTTTTTTGCACATATCGGATCAATTGATTCGTTTGCCCGAGCATTATTAATAGCAAATAATATTCTTGAAAATTCAGATTACAGAAAAATGAGAAAGGCAAGATATTCTTCTTTTGATTCCGGCAGCGGAAAATCTTTTGAAGATGGAAAATTAACTCTTGAAAATCTTGGAAATTTTGCTTCTCAATCTGATGAAGCGGAAGTTAGAAGTGGCAAACAAGAATATTTTGAAAATATTATCAATCAATTTATTTAA
- the gguA gene encoding sugar ABC transporter ATP-binding protein, protein MNTTGPYLKMFGITKEFPGVLALEKVTLEIFEGEIHSIVGENGAGKSTLIKILGGVYPAQSYTGKIIFLEKEMQFRTIRDSEKAGIAVIHQELNLVPYLTITENIFLGNELVKYGILDRHSMINEAQKLLDQLGLNVSAETEVYKLGIGQQQLVEIVKALYKKSKVLILDEPTAALSVTESELLFKILKNLKEQGNSIVFISHKLDEVLNISDRISVLRDGKNAGSDIVKNWDRQKLVQALVGRDLTEMFPYLSVKHGGKILEIENLSVENPAIKGKNLLTDISFFVNEGEVLGVSGLMGAGRTELLLTIFGNPPGLVLSGNIKIDGKEIVIDSPLDAIKYGLALVPEDRKSLGLVLGMSIIENISLVHLENFTKLGTIDNQAEEVNCSSIAGQLNIKSSSMYSAAESLSGGNQQKIVLGKWLLKEPKVFFLDEPTRGIDIGAKVEIYKIINQLKEKGLAIVVVSSELPELIGICDRIIILRSGRITGNISRDEFTQEKIAELSV, encoded by the coding sequence ATGAATACAACTGGCCCATATCTTAAAATGTTCGGGATAACAAAAGAATTTCCCGGAGTTCTTGCACTGGAAAAAGTAACTCTCGAAATTTTTGAGGGAGAAATACACTCCATAGTTGGAGAGAATGGTGCTGGCAAATCTACACTTATAAAAATTCTTGGCGGTGTTTACCCAGCGCAATCTTATACAGGCAAAATTATTTTCCTGGAAAAGGAAATGCAATTCAGAACCATACGTGATTCTGAAAAAGCCGGCATTGCGGTTATCCACCAGGAATTAAACCTCGTTCCATATTTAACTATTACCGAAAATATTTTTCTTGGTAATGAATTAGTAAAATATGGCATTCTTGATCGTCACTCGATGATAAATGAAGCGCAAAAATTGCTCGATCAACTCGGACTTAATGTATCAGCAGAAACTGAAGTTTACAAATTAGGAATTGGGCAACAGCAATTAGTTGAAATCGTAAAAGCGCTTTACAAAAAAAGCAAAGTATTAATTCTTGATGAACCAACCGCTGCTTTATCAGTAACCGAATCCGAATTACTGTTTAAGATTTTGAAGAATCTAAAAGAGCAGGGAAATTCCATTGTTTTCATCTCACACAAGCTGGATGAAGTATTGAATATCTCTGATAGAATTTCTGTTTTGCGCGATGGTAAAAATGCGGGGAGCGATATAGTTAAAAACTGGGATCGTCAAAAACTTGTGCAAGCATTGGTTGGAAGAGACTTAACGGAGATGTTCCCATATCTATCAGTTAAGCACGGAGGAAAAATTCTGGAAATTGAAAACCTGTCAGTTGAAAACCCGGCAATTAAAGGAAAGAATTTATTGACTGATATTTCTTTTTTTGTAAATGAAGGTGAAGTGCTTGGTGTTTCCGGTTTGATGGGTGCAGGAAGAACTGAATTGCTTTTAACAATTTTCGGTAATCCACCAGGATTGGTTCTCAGTGGTAATATTAAAATTGATGGTAAAGAAATAGTGATAGATTCTCCTTTGGATGCAATTAAATACGGTTTAGCGCTGGTTCCCGAGGATAGAAAAAGTCTTGGGCTTGTTCTCGGAATGTCAATCATAGAAAATATTTCTCTTGTTCATCTGGAAAATTTTACAAAACTCGGTACGATTGATAATCAGGCTGAAGAAGTAAATTGCTCTTCAATTGCCGGGCAGTTAAATATCAAATCATCTTCGATGTATTCCGCTGCGGAAAGTTTATCGGGTGGTAACCAGCAGAAAATAGTTTTAGGAAAGTGGCTTCTTAAAGAGCCAAAGGTTTTTTTTCTGGATGAACCAACAAGAGGAATTGACATTGGTGCAAAAGTGGAAATCTATAAAATAATAAATCAGCTTAAGGAAAAAGGATTAGCGATTGTTGTGGTTTCCAGTGAATTACCTGAGTTGATAGGAATTTGTGATCGGATAATTATACTTAGAAGTGGCAGGATTACTGGAAATATTTCCAGGGACGAATTTACTCAAGAAAAAATTGCGGAGCTTTCAGTATGA
- the pdxH gene encoding pyridoxamine 5'-phosphate oxidase, producing the protein MNDKTIKLLSSPLLDENNVKLNPFDQFEIWMQDATKAKVFVPTAMTLATSTKEGKPSARIVLLKKVDERGFIFFTNYQSKKGKQLSVNPNAALVFHWKELERQIRIEGSVRKILLQESDEYFNSRPLLSRISSIISPQSEIVPDRNWLVKHFKEKEFESIDRLVRPQNWGGYCLKPTAIEFWQGGINRLHDRILYKKQKSGWKIVRLAP; encoded by the coding sequence ATGAATGACAAAACCATAAAATTACTTTCTTCACCTTTACTTGATGAAAATAATGTAAAATTAAATCCGTTCGATCAATTTGAAATTTGGATGCAAGATGCTACTAAAGCTAAAGTTTTTGTGCCTACCGCAATGACTTTAGCTACATCTACTAAAGAAGGAAAACCATCTGCAAGAATTGTTTTGTTAAAGAAAGTTGATGAAAGAGGTTTTATTTTTTTTACAAATTATCAGAGTAAGAAAGGGAAACAATTATCCGTAAATCCAAATGCTGCATTGGTATTTCATTGGAAGGAATTAGAAAGACAAATTAGAATTGAGGGATCAGTTAGAAAAATTTTACTTCAAGAATCAGACGAATATTTTAATAGCAGACCATTATTAAGCAGAATTAGTTCTATAATTTCACCACAAAGTGAAATTGTACCGGACAGAAATTGGTTAGTAAAGCATTTTAAAGAAAAAGAATTTGAATCAATTGATAGATTAGTTCGACCACAAAATTGGGGAGGATACTGTCTAAAACCCACAGCAATTGAATTTTGGCAGGGAGGGATAAATCGTCTACATGATAGAATTTTATATAAAAAACAAAAATCTGGCTGGAAAATTGTACGGTTAGCCCCCTAA
- a CDS encoding aminotransferase class I/II-fold pyridoxal phosphate-dependent enzyme: protein MPIQKLEKVLANKVADLKARGVAKGNEKVVTGIKLAEGKKGPRFFIEGFGEKEFLRMNSNSYLGMSLRKEVIEAEEEAAKKYGAGPGAVRFISGTYKPHIDLEKKLSQFHGREAAMIFSSAYATIMSVISSLIDTETIVISDELNHNCIINAIKLSRPKVKEVYKHLDMNHLEEIIKKTIGQGKRLLIISDGIFSMRGDYAPLDIISSIAEKFDKEFEEGVITIVDDSHGVGAFGKYGRGTVEYTNAKGIDVLIGTLGKAFGVNGGYVTSSAKFVEYFRESSPMYIYSNPITTAEACAAMKSLEIVDSAKGIELLDFMRAREKQFEQGLIKLGYEVIESEHPVVPLMLRDTKTTSDCVKFLIENGILATGLNFPVVPKGDEEIRFQISADHTEYDIDYALEVLDKFKKSF from the coding sequence ATGCCGATTCAAAAATTAGAAAAAGTTCTCGCAAATAAGGTGGCTGATCTAAAAGCAAGAGGTGTTGCAAAAGGAAATGAGAAAGTTGTTACCGGAATTAAATTAGCTGAAGGTAAAAAAGGTCCCCGGTTTTTTATTGAAGGATTTGGCGAAAAAGAATTTCTAAGGATGAATTCCAATTCTTACCTTGGAATGTCTCTCAGGAAAGAAGTTATTGAAGCCGAAGAAGAAGCTGCAAAAAAATATGGCGCAGGTCCCGGTGCTGTAAGATTCATAAGCGGCACTTATAAACCACACATCGACCTCGAAAAAAAACTTTCTCAATTTCATGGAAGAGAAGCAGCGATGATATTCTCTTCAGCATATGCAACAATTATGAGCGTTATTTCATCATTGATAGATACAGAAACTATCGTCATCAGTGATGAACTTAACCATAACTGTATAATCAATGCAATTAAACTTTCCCGCCCAAAAGTAAAAGAAGTTTATAAACATCTGGATATGAATCATCTTGAAGAAATTATAAAGAAAACAATTGGACAAGGTAAACGACTATTAATAATTTCCGATGGAATTTTTTCAATGCGCGGTGATTATGCACCACTTGATATAATTTCTTCAATTGCTGAAAAATTTGATAAAGAATTTGAAGAAGGTGTTATTACAATAGTTGATGATTCGCATGGTGTTGGCGCATTTGGAAAATATGGCAGAGGAACTGTTGAATATACAAACGCAAAAGGGATTGATGTTCTGATTGGAACGCTTGGTAAAGCATTTGGAGTAAACGGTGGTTACGTAACTTCATCTGCCAAATTTGTAGAGTATTTCAGAGAATCTTCCCCGATGTACATTTACTCAAATCCAATTACCACTGCTGAAGCTTGTGCTGCCATGAAATCTCTCGAGATTGTTGATTCGGCAAAAGGAATTGAGCTTTTGGATTTTATGCGGGCAAGAGAAAAACAGTTTGAACAAGGTTTGATAAAACTTGGCTATGAAGTTATCGAAAGTGAGCATCCAGTAGTTCCATTGATGTTAAGGGATACAAAAACAACAAGTGATTGCGTAAAATTTTTGATTGAAAATGGTATACTTGCTACAGGATTAAATTTTCCGGTTGTTCCTAAAGGTGATGAAGAGATTCGTTTTCAGATTTCTGCTGACCACACAGAGTATGATATTGATTATGCGTTGGAAGTTCTGGATAAATTTAAAAAATCATTTTAA
- a CDS encoding substrate-binding domain-containing protein, which translates to MKLFTLKFASIFIIILLLSSNGCKKNENDQSKMKIKIGFLMETYDLDRWIRDEQAFTQRANKLGGEVFRAVADGDQDRQNNQADGFLTKGVNALVVVPRNLGTAARIVKSAHEKNVPVVAYDRLIRDSDVDMYVTFDNEKVGYLQAKGILEKVPEGNFILLGGAASDNNARLLRAGQLRAIKEYQSSTKKQINILADPFMDNWDRDDARRRISSMLTMFKAQGKIVNAIIASNDATAGGVVAALMAEQMQGKIAVSGQDAELQACQRIVEGTQAVTIYKPVKQLAEVSAEVAVGLALGEKPEAIAKRLGFTLQKINNGYKDVPSIFLEPVFVTKDNINETVIKDGWQTLEKVYSGLPKDQWKK; encoded by the coding sequence ATGAAATTATTTACACTAAAATTCGCATCAATATTTATTATCATTCTATTACTGTCAAGTAATGGTTGCAAAAAAAATGAAAATGATCAATCAAAAATGAAAATAAAAATTGGTTTCCTTATGGAAACATATGATCTGGATAGATGGATACGCGATGAGCAGGCATTCACTCAAAGAGCAAACAAGCTTGGCGGAGAAGTCTTTCGAGCAGTTGCTGATGGTGATCAGGATAGACAAAACAACCAGGCGGATGGATTTTTAACTAAAGGTGTTAATGCCCTGGTAGTTGTTCCAAGAAATCTTGGTACAGCAGCCAGAATAGTAAAAAGCGCACACGAAAAAAATGTTCCTGTCGTTGCTTATGATCGATTGATCCGCGACAGCGATGTTGATATGTATGTTACTTTTGATAATGAGAAAGTAGGTTACCTTCAGGCAAAAGGAATTTTGGAAAAAGTACCGGAAGGAAATTTTATTCTGCTTGGCGGAGCTGCCTCAGATAATAATGCCAGACTTCTACGCGCTGGACAGCTTCGTGCAATTAAGGAATATCAATCATCAACGAAAAAACAAATTAATATTCTTGCTGATCCATTTATGGATAACTGGGACCGGGATGACGCCAGAAGAAGAATCAGTTCTATGCTTACAATGTTCAAAGCACAGGGCAAAATTGTTAATGCAATTATCGCTTCTAACGATGCAACCGCCGGCGGAGTTGTTGCTGCATTAATGGCAGAACAAATGCAAGGAAAAATTGCTGTCTCCGGTCAGGATGCAGAACTTCAAGCCTGCCAGAGAATTGTTGAAGGAACTCAGGCGGTTACAATTTATAAACCTGTTAAACAATTAGCAGAAGTTTCTGCAGAAGTTGCAGTTGGTCTTGCGCTTGGAGAAAAACCGGAAGCAATTGCTAAACGCTTAGGATTTACTCTTCAAAAAATAAATAATGGTTATAAAGATGTTCCATCAATTTTTCTTGAACCTGTTTTCGTTACAAAAGATAACATAAATGAAACTGTTATAAAGGATGGTTGGCAAACATTGGAAAAAGTTTACTCAGGTTTGCCTAAAGATCAGTGGAAGAAATAA
- a CDS encoding TonB-dependent receptor, with translation MQKKKAILSCLLFVFIIYQPSIFAAGKGYLRGFVTDSTSGEVISYATIVVKGTGKGASTDARGYYLIAGIPEGKQKVIVTCVGYKPKNFEVIINSEKITQLDIILIPTSIKLQEMSIIGERYDRENAADLGLDRITPKDIQMMPTGVESDIFRYLQTTSGVRSTGDVTSKYYVRGGGGDQNLVLLNGATVYNPFHALGIFSVIDPEMISILEFNKGGFPPIYGGRLSSVLNVVTKDGNRNNYHAAANASFLTGKASFEGPIPDGSFIVTARKSWYSKILKKYLNDKEAPFDFYDLSFKVNYGNPNIDKDSKIVAHGFLSRDEIKNDDPLKEDYIIRNVIGGINWHKVWSSPLFSVISLSYSGFDAEVLPNFSQAKPRTNKVVDITSNWDFTYMYPGGDEIAFGMQNKGLSTKLNVVNLFGQKTQFDKSGWDMNIYFNYKFYRFEQIGLDIGIRAKLLALTKYRPFLFEPRLNFTYRPNPTLALKAAIGRYSQEVATLSDENELISIFEPWVIIPDKNSSPETTHFIVGVKTYLSENFIMELEGYYKFITDLIDINQEKYSSRDADFTNVNGESYGLEYSVEYKDVNFYFKTNYALSWAYKIKNGVKYFPRYDSRHSLNIITGYSFAEGWQSNASWTLSSGMPFTPIAGFYDRLQINDVWAGNYLYGDYLPVTFWGERNSKRLPVYHRLDLSVTNKFRLFMADVTVGASITNVYNQKNIFYFNRDTGEKVYMLTFLPSLTLRVEL, from the coding sequence GTGCAGAAAAAAAAAGCTATCCTCTCTTGCCTCTTGTTTGTATTTATAATTTATCAACCTTCTATTTTCGCCGCCGGAAAAGGTTATCTGCGGGGTTTCGTAACAGATTCCACTAGCGGAGAAGTTATTAGTTACGCAACTATTGTTGTTAAAGGGACTGGCAAAGGTGCCTCGACTGATGCAAGAGGTTATTACCTCATTGCCGGAATTCCGGAAGGAAAACAAAAAGTAATTGTTACTTGCGTTGGATACAAACCTAAAAATTTTGAGGTTATAATTAACTCAGAAAAAATTACGCAGCTTGATATCATACTTATACCAACAAGTATAAAGCTTCAGGAAATGTCAATAATAGGTGAAAGATATGATAGAGAGAACGCTGCTGATCTTGGTTTGGATAGAATTACTCCAAAGGATATTCAAATGATGCCCACTGGTGTTGAGAGCGATATTTTCAGATATTTGCAAACAACTTCCGGAGTTCGATCCACCGGTGATGTTACATCAAAATATTATGTCCGTGGTGGAGGTGGTGATCAGAATTTGGTTTTGCTAAATGGTGCAACGGTTTATAATCCTTTTCATGCACTTGGCATTTTTAGTGTGATTGATCCGGAAATGATTTCAATTCTGGAATTCAACAAAGGCGGTTTTCCACCAATTTATGGTGGTAGACTTTCATCTGTACTGAATGTGGTTACAAAAGATGGAAATAGAAATAATTATCATGCTGCAGCAAATGCAAGTTTCTTAACCGGCAAAGCATCTTTTGAAGGACCAATACCGGATGGTTCATTCATCGTTACCGCAAGAAAAAGCTGGTATTCTAAAATCCTAAAAAAATATTTAAATGATAAAGAAGCGCCATTCGATTTTTATGATCTTTCCTTTAAAGTAAATTATGGTAATCCAAATATTGATAAAGACAGTAAAATTGTTGCACACGGATTCCTGAGCAGGGATGAAATTAAAAATGATGATCCGTTAAAAGAGGATTACATTATCAGGAATGTTATTGGTGGAATTAACTGGCACAAGGTCTGGTCAAGTCCTCTTTTTTCTGTCATATCACTTTCTTACAGTGGATTCGATGCAGAAGTACTTCCAAATTTCAGTCAGGCAAAACCGCGTACAAATAAAGTTGTGGATATAACAAGCAACTGGGATTTTACATACATGTATCCAGGTGGTGATGAGATTGCTTTTGGTATGCAGAATAAAGGTTTGTCAACAAAATTAAATGTTGTAAACCTGTTTGGACAAAAAACCCAGTTCGATAAAAGCGGCTGGGACATGAATATTTATTTCAACTACAAATTTTACCGGTTTGAACAGATTGGTTTAGATATTGGAATAAGAGCCAAGCTGCTTGCTTTAACAAAGTATCGCCCATTCCTTTTTGAGCCGCGTTTAAATTTTACTTATAGACCAAATCCAACACTTGCGCTTAAGGCTGCAATTGGCAGATACTCCCAGGAGGTTGCAACTCTTTCTGATGAAAACGAATTGATTTCTATTTTTGAGCCATGGGTAATCATTCCCGATAAAAATTCATCGCCAGAAACAACCCACTTTATTGTAGGTGTAAAAACTTATCTTTCAGAAAATTTTATTATGGAGTTGGAAGGATATTATAAATTTATAACCGATTTAATTGATATCAACCAGGAAAAATATTCTTCGCGCGATGCTGATTTTACAAACGTTAATGGCGAATCTTACGGATTGGAATATTCTGTTGAGTATAAAGATGTGAACTTTTATTTTAAAACAAATTACGCATTAAGCTGGGCTTACAAAATTAAAAACGGTGTAAAATATTTTCCAAGGTACGATTCCCGACATTCCTTAAATATAATTACCGGTTACAGCTTTGCTGAAGGCTGGCAATCAAACGCATCGTGGACATTAAGCTCCGGAATGCCGTTCACTCCAATTGCAGGATTTTACGACAGACTTCAGATTAATGATGTTTGGGCTGGAAACTATTTATATGGTGATTATTTACCCGTTACATTCTGGGGAGAAAGAAATTCAAAAAGGCTTCCTGTTTACCACAGGCTTGATTTAAGCGTTACAAATAAATTCCGTCTGTTTATGGCTGATGTTACAGTTGGCGCAAGTATAACTAATGTTTATAATCAGAAAAATATTTTCTACTTCAATCGCGATACAGGTGAAAAAGTTTATATGCTAACATTCCTGCCATCATTAACATTAAGAGTTGAGTTATGA
- a CDS encoding DUF4249 family protein, protein MKKVLSLFLILTILSLLNLSCEENFSPKEDFKERNILYCIIEVEQTLQPVNPIVMLTQNYDNPAYIPPNDGKTAPSIPGANIRLKVNGMGSGYSFLEDTLTGKSVKPYMPEIYYKLANGAMSLSQGADLSISAALPDGKILSAKTRLPKFLTFEYSFEFKHGITTLMNRWLWGNDWTISWDSNDGNLFIPRLRIRYSTIKDSLEKFYVKEIPLKYAKGSNGYYPINPQPTREPHITFEYAAIDSAMAQISAGDPKKSDYYIKEIDLEIIEFDRPLSNYYTSTNGFMDNYSIRLDESVYSNVDGGIGIFGVSMKNSVIFSVDRLYLSSFGYSRKY, encoded by the coding sequence ATGAAAAAAGTTCTTTCATTGTTTTTAATCCTGACTATTCTATCATTATTAAATCTTTCCTGCGAAGAAAATTTTAGTCCTAAAGAAGATTTTAAAGAAAGAAATATTCTTTATTGTATTATAGAAGTTGAGCAGACTTTACAGCCAGTTAATCCAATTGTAATGCTAACACAAAATTATGATAACCCGGCTTACATTCCACCAAACGATGGTAAAACTGCTCCATCAATCCCTGGAGCAAATATTCGTTTGAAGGTAAACGGAATGGGTAGCGGATACAGTTTTTTAGAAGACACGCTAACAGGCAAAAGTGTTAAACCTTATATGCCGGAGATTTATTACAAGTTAGCCAATGGTGCTATGTCCTTATCACAGGGGGCGGATCTTTCCATATCAGCAGCACTTCCTGATGGGAAAATTCTATCCGCAAAAACCAGATTGCCCAAATTTCTTACATTCGAATATTCGTTTGAGTTCAAACATGGAATTACTACACTTATGAACAGGTGGCTGTGGGGAAATGATTGGACGATTTCCTGGGATTCCAATGATGGCAATTTGTTTATCCCACGATTAAGGATTAGATACAGCACAATAAAAGATTCATTGGAAAAATTTTATGTGAAGGAAATTCCATTAAAATATGCTAAAGGATCGAATGGATATTACCCTATCAATCCGCAGCCAACAAGAGAACCTCATATTACTTTTGAATATGCAGCAATTGATTCTGCAATGGCTCAGATCTCTGCCGGTGATCCAAAAAAATCTGATTATTATATAAAAGAAATAGACCTGGAGATTATTGAATTTGACCGCCCACTTTCTAATTACTACACAAGCACTAATGGCTTCATGGATAATTACTCTATTCGTCTTGATGAGTCTGTCTATTCAAATGTTGATGGTGGTATTGGTATTTTTGGTGTATCAATGAAGAATTCCGTTATATTTTCTGTTGATCGACTTTACCTCTCCAGTTTTGGCTACAGCAGGAAGTATTAA
- a CDS encoding GNAT family N-acetyltransferase, protein MKSKKTESNSLTFLHLNPSNWSDFETLFGERGACGGCWCMSWRLKTSEYKKNKGIGNKKFMMGLVEKSEETGLIFYINAEPIAWCSVAPRNSFIKLENSRVLKRIDDKPVWSIVCLFIRKDFRRKGLSVKILNCVVEYCKSKKVEILEAYPIIPYSSKIPDAFAWTGFLTAYEKAGFIEAARISPARPIMRYYL, encoded by the coding sequence ATGAAAAGTAAAAAAACGGAATCAAACTCATTAACGTTTCTTCACCTCAATCCTTCTAACTGGAGTGACTTTGAAACTCTGTTTGGTGAACGCGGTGCTTGTGGCGGTTGCTGGTGTATGTCTTGGAGATTAAAAACATCTGAATACAAAAAGAATAAAGGAATTGGAAATAAAAAATTTATGATGGGACTTGTTGAAAAAAGTGAAGAAACCGGGTTAATCTTTTATATCAATGCCGAACCAATCGCTTGGTGTTCAGTTGCTCCGCGCAATAGTTTTATCAAACTAGAAAACTCCAGGGTTTTGAAAAGAATAGATGATAAACCGGTCTGGTCAATAGTTTGTTTGTTTATTAGAAAGGATTTTAGAAGAAAAGGATTGTCGGTAAAAATTCTAAATTGTGTTGTTGAATATTGCAAATCAAAAAAAGTTGAAATTTTAGAGGCATACCCCATTATTCCTTACTCCTCAAAAATACCTGATGCTTTTGCCTGGACAGGTTTTCTAACAGCTTATGAAAAAGCTGGATTTATTGAAGCAGCCAGAATAAGTCCTGCCAGACCAATTATGCGTTATTATTTATAA